In one window of Drosophila innubila isolate TH190305 chromosome 2L unlocalized genomic scaffold, UK_Dinn_1.0 4_B_2L, whole genome shotgun sequence DNA:
- the LOC117781322 gene encoding uncharacterized protein LOC117781322 isoform X1, translated as MLPTIVRVSLVMVLGLVTVITMRITVPTILLFDEQFYFKPTKIMVVRVYICLTAVIVLEMILIYLSVSLLYMTTDWIIALYIPLLIFTIYHTYKYCVVHLASRITDKVAKDFLINHWNRYIEHDDQFWIQIQLKLHCCGLDGPSTYLDYLRRVHKSCYVSQYEKGLLITRGCYDVVYDHFNGVRFLAIALSWFALFLQLLVLGLYAGLLIKKHGKVRFLRIQKLRIHHT; from the exons ATGCTGCCAACAATTGTAAGAGTTTCCTTAGTAATGGTTCTTGGA CTGGTGACCGTGATAACGATGCGTATTACGGTGCCCACGATCTTGTTATTCGATGAACAGTTTTACTTTAAGCCAACGAAAATCATGGTAGTAagagtatatatatgtctaACTGCTGTGATTGTGCTTGAGATGATTTTGATATACCTGAGTGTTAGTTTGCTCTATATGACAACTGATTGGATTATTGCATTG TATATTCCCCTAttgatttttacaatttatcatacatataaatactgTGTTGTCCACCTTGCTTCCCGAATAACTGACAAAGTTGCTAAAGATTTCCTTATCAACCATTGGAATAGATATATCGAGCATGATGATCAGTTCTGGATTCAGATACAGCTAAAG tTACATTGTTGTGGATTAGATGGACCAAGTACTTATCTGGATTACTTGCGGAGGGTGCACAAATCGTGTTATGTTAGTCAATATGAAAAAGGTCTGTTAATTACCAGAGGTTGCTATGATGTCGTCTACGATCATTTCAATGGAGTGCGGTTTCTGGCCATTGCACTTAGCTggtttgcattgtttttacAGTTGCTTGTACTTGGACTATATGCTGGCCTCCTTATAAAGAAGCACGGCAAGGTGCGTTTTTTAAGGATTCAAAAGCTTAGAATACACCACACATGa
- the LOC117781322 gene encoding uncharacterized protein LOC117781322 isoform X2, with amino-acid sequence MLPTIVRVSLVMVLGLVTVITMRITVPTILLFDEQFYFKPTKIMVVRVYICLTAVIVLEMILIYLSVSLLYMTTDWIIALYIPLLIFTIYHTYKYCVVHLASRITDKVAKDFLINHWNRYIEHDDQFWIQIQLKMDQVLIWITCGGCTNRVMLVNMKKVC; translated from the exons ATGCTGCCAACAATTGTAAGAGTTTCCTTAGTAATGGTTCTTGGA CTGGTGACCGTGATAACGATGCGTATTACGGTGCCCACGATCTTGTTATTCGATGAACAGTTTTACTTTAAGCCAACGAAAATCATGGTAGTAagagtatatatatgtctaACTGCTGTGATTGTGCTTGAGATGATTTTGATATACCTGAGTGTTAGTTTGCTCTATATGACAACTGATTGGATTATTGCATTG TATATTCCCCTAttgatttttacaatttatcatacatataaatactgTGTTGTCCACCTTGCTTCCCGAATAACTGACAAAGTTGCTAAAGATTTCCTTATCAACCATTGGAATAGATATATCGAGCATGATGATCAGTTCTGGATTCAGATACAGCTAAAG ATGGACCAAGTACTTATCTGGATTACTTGCGGAGGGTGCACAAATCGTGTTATGTTAGTCAATATGAAAAAGGTCTGTTAA